TGGTGGTCGGCCGCGCGCATGCTCATTTCGCCCATGGGCGTCTTGATCTTCGCGGTCTCGATGGCCGCGGCCAGCGCGTTGACGTTCAGCTTGCCGCCCTCGGCCTTCACGCGCTTGAGCGCATCGGCCACCATGGCCAGGCCGAAGACGGTCTGCGGTTCCGTGGCGGCGGGCAGGTGCCCGGTCTTGGCCTTGTAGTCGGCGACGAAGCGCTCGCCCTCGGCACCGCCTGCTTCGGCATTGAAGGTGTGGGCCACGAAGTGGCCGATCGCCAGCTCGCCCGCGTTGGCGATGTTGCCCGGCTGGTCCAGGAAGATGGTGCCGAAGCGTGCCTTCAGGCCCGCGGCCTTGGTGGCCTTCATCAGCAGCAGCAGGTCGTTGGACCAGTTGCCGGTCATCACCGTGTCGGCCTTCGCCGCGCCGATCTTCGCCACGTACGGCGCGAAGTCCTGGATCTTGTTCACGTCGTGCAGCGTCTTCTCCACCACCTGGTAGCCGCCGAGCGCGGCGTTGTCGGAGATGGCCTGCTCCATGTCCTGGCCCCAGGAGTAGTTCTGGTTGATCGCGTACACGCGCGAACCCAGCGCATTGGCCTGCTTCATCGCCAGCACCAGGGCCTTGGTGCGGACCTGGGCGTTGCCGCTGAAGCGGAAATGGTGAAAGTGGCACTTGTCGCCGGTCAGCTCCAGCGCCTCGGCGCCGACGTTCACGTAGATCATCTCCTTGCCGGGATTGCGCAGGTTGTGCTTGCGCACGTCCTCGGTGATCTGCCCTCCGACGGCCGACGATGCGCCCTGCACCACGACGTGGACGCCATCCGCGATGGCCGCCTTCAGCTTGTCGGCCGCGCCCGCCGGGCCGCCCTGGTTGTCGTACTCGAGCAGTTGCACCGGCTGCCCGTTCCAGCCTCCTTCGGCGTTCATCCGCTCGACCGCGTACCGGGCCGCCGCACGGTACGTCTGCCCGGACGCGGCCTGCGGCCCGGAGAGCGTTTCGATGACGCCGATCTTCACGGGGTCGGCGAAGGCCGCACCCGAGGCCATGCAGGCGGCGATGGCGGCGAGGGAAAAATGGCGAAGCGATTTCATCAAGGTCTCCTTTTGAATTCGAATGGGGGTCGAAGCGGCGCCAAGCGGGCGCCCTTCACTCACAGGTACTCGACGTTGGCGTCGACGCTCACCGCCTGGCCGGTGACGTTGCGCGCGGCGGGGGCGCAGAGGAACAGCGCCATCGCGGCCACGTCCTCGGCAGTCACCATGCGGCGCAGCGACATCTTCTGGATGTACTGCTCGCGCACGGCGTGCGCGCTGAGGCCGGAAGCGGCCGCGCGCGCCGCGATGACGGCGTTCATGCGATCGCCCTCCACCGTCCCGGGCAGGATGGCGTTGACGCGCACGCCGTGCGGTCCGAGCTCGATCGCCAGCGACTTCATGAGGCCGATCACCGCCCACTTGGTGGACGCGTAAGGCGTGCGATAGGCATAGCCCAGCCGGCCCGCCACCGAGCTCATCGCGATGACGCAGGGGTTGGCCTTCGATGCCTTCAGCAGCGGGATCGCCCGCCGCGCAAAGAGAAACTGGCTGTTCAGGTTGACGGCCACCGTCCGGTCCCACATCACGGCATCGATGCCTTCGATGGCGGCAGTGGGCCCGGCGATGCCGGCGTTGTTGACGAGCACGTCCAGGCCGCCGAGCGTGCCGCGAACGTCGTCGAAGACGAGGTCGACTTCGCTCTCGACGGCGGCGTCGGCCATGCTGCTGGTGATGCCGGGGATCTCGCCGGACAGGCGGTCCAGGGCCGCGCGGTCGATGTCGCACACATGCACGTGCGCGCCGGCTTCGCTGAAGGCGCGGGCCACCACCGCGCCGATGCCGCTGGCGCCGGCCGTCACGAGCACTCTCAGGCCGGGTTCGGGCCTGAGCGAATCAAGAATGGTCATGGCGTGACTTTCGCGGACAGGCCGGCCGCATCCAATGTCTCGCCGCCACATTGCCTCGCGGCTTCCGGTGTGCCCGGAAGACTTCGCGAAAACCCTAGTCACTGAATCACTGAAATGACACCCGCTGCCCACGCGGTACGAGCCGCGCTCGAAGTGCAAGGCTCTGCTAGCCTCTGCCCCCGCCGCAGGAACTTCAAGCGGCGCAAGGAGCAAACGAATGGCAAGCGAGGTGGGTTCGGAGGGCATCGAAGAGATCGGCTGCGACCTCATCAGGATGCTGCACCAGGGCGCGTCGGCCGACGAGTTCGCGGCGCGCCTCGCGCAGGTCGAGGCGCTGGCGGCCAACGGCCCGGGCCGCTCGGGCTGGGGCGAGCTGGTGCGCATGGCCATGGGCGTGCGCAACCGGCTGGACCTGTGGCAGCAACGCGAGAGCGGCATGCTGACCGTGATCGAATCGGCGCGCGAACTCTCCAGCCGGCTCGACCTGAAGGAGCTGCTGCGCGCCATCGTCTCGCGCGCGCGCAACCTGCTGGGCTCGCAGGTGGCGTGGCTGTCGACGTACGACCCCGAACTCGCCGCCTTCCACGTACTGGCCACCGACGGCGCGCTGGCGCAGAGCACCGGCGACATGGTGGCCGGCCGCGGCCTCGGCATCGTCAGCGTGGTCCTGGCCACGCGGCTGCCTTTCACGACGCCGGACTACCTCCACGACACGCGCTTCCCGCACGACCAGCAGCTGGACGCAACCTTCCGCGACGAGGGCATCGCCGCCGTGGTCGGGGTGCCGATGCTGTGGGAGGACGAGGTCATCGGCCTGCTCTTCGTCGCGGACCGCTACCACCGCACACACACGGCGCAGAGCATCTCGATCCTGTCCACCCTGGCGACGCACGCGGCGGTGGCCATCAAGAATGCCAGGGCGTTCGAGCAGGCCAGCGCAGCCGTGAAGAGCGCCGAGGCCGCGCGCGCGGAACTGGAGCGCCACGCCCGCAAGGTGCAGGCTGCCGCCGAGGCGCACGAGCAGATGACGACGCTGCTCGCCAAGGGAGCGTCGCTCGCGACGCTGTGCGAGTCGGTTGCGGGCCTGATGGAAGGCAGCGTGCTGGTGCTGGACGAAGCGGCGCAGGTCATCGGCCGCGGCACCGCCCCTGGCTATGCGGGATCGGGTGCGGAGCACTACGCGCCGCACGGCGACAACAGCAGCGCACTCGCGAGCGCGCTGCGGCACAGCCGCCAGCTGGGCCGCTCCGTGGTGGCCTACGAGGCGGACGGCGAGTCCTGCAGGGTCAACGCGGTGATCGGCGGCGATGACGTGCTCGGCTCCGTCCTGCTCTTTCGTCGAGGCGAGCTCGACGAGATGTCGGTCCGCACCTTCGAGCGCAGCACCAGCATCGTGGGCATCGTCCTGCTCTCCAGGGATCGGATGGAGGCGACCAAGACGCGCGATCTTTCGACGCTGCTGCGCTCGCTGATCTCGCCGCGGCAGGACGACCTGGCGATCCTCTGCGAACGCGCGGCGCGGTTCGGCGTCGACCTCTCGCAGCCCAGCTCGCTGATGCTGGTGGATGTCGGCGAGCCCCACGCGGGCCATGCCGCACGCCGCCTGCGTGCCGCGAACCTCCTGCCCCATGCCGTGTTCGACGACATCGAGGGCGTGCTCACGGTTCTTTGCGCGACGACGAGGGCCGAGGACGTGCGCCGCATCGTGACGGAGCATGCGAGGAGCGAGTTTCCGGCCGACCACCGCGGCATCCTCTCCAGGCCGCTCTCCGGGCCTGCGGAGATCCCGGCTGTGTACGTGACGCTGCGGCGCGCACTCCCCGTGCTGCGCCGCATCGGCGTTCAGGGCCACGTGGTAGCCCAGAACGAGATGGCGCTGTACTCCACGCTGTTCGAGACGCACGACCAGGTGAGCCTGGCGGCATTCCTGGAGGCGACCATCGGCGCGCTGACGGCCCACGACCGGAAGCGCGGCTCGGAGCTGACCGCGACCTTGCTCAACTACTTCGACAGCAACCAGAGCGCGAAGCTGGCGGCCCAGCGCCTGGGCATCCACGTCAACACGGTGCGGCAACGGCTGGCCACCATCGAGGACCTGATCGGCCACTGGGGCAACGCCACCCGCGCGCTGGAAATCCACATGGCGCTGCGGCTGTGGAGCCTGAGCGCCTAGGCGCGCACGCTGCTCACCGGGCGGAGATGCGCGCCGCCTCCGGCGTCGCGTCGAACACGATGCGCGAGGGCCAGGGGCGCCATGCCGTCCCGAGCGCGGGGTGGTTCGGGTCGCCGCTGTGCGCGAACGCACCCAGGCTCTTCATCATGGCCTCCGACAGGGCCAGGCGGCCCGGCCGGTTGGCCTTGGTGAACGAGATGTTGGCGAACAGCGAGGGGCCGAAGTTGCCGAAGACGAAGGGCAGATCGAACGCATGCGCGGCGCCGAAGATGTCGTCGAAGGGCCTGGGCAGCTCGTCCCAGTCGAACTGGTAGAGCCAGATCGATGATTGCCGGGTCTGAAGCGCATTCAGCATGTCGTCGCGGATCGCCATGAACCAGATGCGGTTGAGCTCCTGCGCGCGTGCGTTGAAGCCAGTCACCGGCGCGTTCACCGGCAGGTACTGCGCCGGAATCCAGTCTTCGACGCGCGTCGCGGGCGGCCCTTCCGGATCGTGCTTGTAGGCGATGGAGAAGACGCGGGCATCGTCGATGAGCCGCCCGCTCGCGCCGCCGAGGCTGGGCCGCAGTGCGAACAGGCCGGGGAACAGCTTCGTCTCGTCGCGCGTACTGCCGGCAAGGACCGGCACCTTCACATAGCGGCCGGCGCGTACGCCTGCGATCGGGTCGGTCGCCACCACCGTTCCATCCGGGATCGGATTGGACGCGGCCATGCCCAGTGGTGCCAGGCGGGTACGAACGGTGGTCAGCAACGCATCGGGCGACTTGCCGCGGAGGTATTGGGCGATCTGCTGCGGGGTGCGGGCGGCCAGGTAGGCCTTGGCCGCAGCTTCGTCCGGCACCGTGCCGTCGGCGATCAGCGAATGCGCGAGCAGGGCCTGGCCGCGCGTGGCCCAGACGGATGCCGGAAGCACGCCCGGGATCGAACCAGGCGCAAGCGTGGCGGCCGTGGAGAGGCCGCCGCTGAGCGCCACCACGCGATGGAACAGCTGGGGCGATTGGTCGCTCACCATCGGCGAGGTCATCAACGCGTACACGTTGACCGCACCTGCCGATTCGCCCATCAAGGTGACGCGGGCCGGGTCGCCACCGAAGCTCGCGATGTTCTTCTGCACGAACTCCAGCGCCTTCACCAGGTCCAGCAGTGCGAAGTTGCCGGAGTCGTCCGCCGGGACGCCGGGCTTGAGCTGGGCGAGGTTGAGGAAGCCGAAGATCCCGAGGCGGTAGTTGACCGACACCACCACCGCGTCGGCCGTGCGCGCGAGATTGGCTCCGTCGTACACCGGGTCGGCGGTGTACCCGGTGATGTTGCTGCCGCCGTAGACCCACACGATGACGGGGCGCGGGCCGGCCGAGCGTGCGGCCGGTTCCCAGATGTTGAGTGTCAGGCAGTCTTCGGAGCCCAGCGTCTGCCCGAGCGTCGCGCCGATCGTGGCGTCGTACCGGTTGTTCAGGCCGGGGCCGTAGAGGCGCCCGGTCTGCACGCAGGCGGGACCGAAGTGCGTCGCGCGCCGCGCCGTGGTCCAGGACTCGGGATCGACGGGCGCCCTCCACCGCAGCGGCCCCACGGGCGCCTTGGCGAAGGGCACGCCCTTCCAGCTGTAGGTGCCCGTGGCCGCGCGATCGTCGGTGCCGCTCACCGGGCCGAAGGCCGTGCCGCGCTGGGTCGCGGACATCGTGCCGGCCGTATGGGAGCAAGCCTGCAGCAGCAGGAGCGCGGCGCCCGCGCACAGGCCGCGGAGGAGGCAGATGGTGAAACGCGTCCGCACGGCTATTCGCCCTTGATGCCGACCTTGGCGATCAGGTCGCCCCACTTGCGGGACTCGTCGTCGATGAACTTGCGAAATTCCGCGGCGGTGCTGCCGCTGGGCTCCAGGCCTTGCGCCAGCAGCTTCTGCTTGATGTCCGGGTCCGCCAGCGCCTTGGCCGTTGCGGCCTGCAGGCGCTCGACCACCGGGCGCGGCGTGGTGCCCGGCAGCATGAAACCGTACCAGCCGGACGCCACCACGCTCGGGAGGCCCTGCTCGCGCAAGGGCGGCGCATCCGGGTACAACGCGCTGCGCGTGGTCGAAGCCACGCCGAGCACGCGCAGCTTGCCGGCCTGGATGTGCGGCAGGGCGGTGGTGATCGCGGTGAGGGTCGCGTCGACGCGGCCCGCCAGCAGCTCGGCATAGGC
Above is a window of Variovorax sp. RA8 DNA encoding:
- a CDS encoding SDR family oxidoreductase, translated to MTILDSLRPEPGLRVLVTAGASGIGAVVARAFSEAGAHVHVCDIDRAALDRLSGEIPGITSSMADAAVESEVDLVFDDVRGTLGGLDVLVNNAGIAGPTAAIEGIDAVMWDRTVAVNLNSQFLFARRAIPLLKASKANPCVIAMSSVAGRLGYAYRTPYASTKWAVIGLMKSLAIELGPHGVRVNAILPGTVEGDRMNAVIAARAAASGLSAHAVREQYIQKMSLRRMVTAEDVAAMALFLCAPAARNVTGQAVSVDANVEYL
- a CDS encoding helix-turn-helix domain-containing protein, translated to MASEVGSEGIEEIGCDLIRMLHQGASADEFAARLAQVEALAANGPGRSGWGELVRMAMGVRNRLDLWQQRESGMLTVIESARELSSRLDLKELLRAIVSRARNLLGSQVAWLSTYDPELAAFHVLATDGALAQSTGDMVAGRGLGIVSVVLATRLPFTTPDYLHDTRFPHDQQLDATFRDEGIAAVVGVPMLWEDEVIGLLFVADRYHRTHTAQSISILSTLATHAAVAIKNARAFEQASAAVKSAEAARAELERHARKVQAAAEAHEQMTTLLAKGASLATLCESVAGLMEGSVLVLDEAAQVIGRGTAPGYAGSGAEHYAPHGDNSSALASALRHSRQLGRSVVAYEADGESCRVNAVIGGDDVLGSVLLFRRGELDEMSVRTFERSTSIVGIVLLSRDRMEATKTRDLSTLLRSLISPRQDDLAILCERAARFGVDLSQPSSLMLVDVGEPHAGHAARRLRAANLLPHAVFDDIEGVLTVLCATTRAEDVRRIVTEHARSEFPADHRGILSRPLSGPAEIPAVYVTLRRALPVLRRIGVQGHVVAQNEMALYSTLFETHDQVSLAAFLEATIGALTAHDRKRGSELTATLLNYFDSNQSAKLAAQRLGIHVNTVRQRLATIEDLIGHWGNATRALEIHMALRLWSLSA
- a CDS encoding branched-chain amino acid ABC transporter substrate-binding protein, translated to MKSLRHFSLAAIAACMASGAAFADPVKIGVIETLSGPQAASGQTYRAAARYAVERMNAEGGWNGQPVQLLEYDNQGGPAGAADKLKAAIADGVHVVVQGASSAVGGQITEDVRKHNLRNPGKEMIYVNVGAEALELTGDKCHFHHFRFSGNAQVRTKALVLAMKQANALGSRVYAINQNYSWGQDMEQAISDNAALGGYQVVEKTLHDVNKIQDFAPYVAKIGAAKADTVMTGNWSNDLLLLMKATKAAGLKARFGTIFLDQPGNIANAGELAIGHFVAHTFNAEAGGAEGERFVADYKAKTGHLPAATEPQTVFGLAMVADALKRVKAEGGKLNVNALAAAIETAKIKTPMGEMSMRAADHQVLLPMVVSTVTKDARYKADDTDMGFKPVKLFSAAEAATPAQASCKMQRPA
- a CDS encoding carboxylesterase family protein produces the protein MSATQRGTAFGPVSGTDDRAATGTYSWKGVPFAKAPVGPLRWRAPVDPESWTTARRATHFGPACVQTGRLYGPGLNNRYDATIGATLGQTLGSEDCLTLNIWEPAARSAGPRPVIVWVYGGSNITGYTADPVYDGANLARTADAVVVSVNYRLGIFGFLNLAQLKPGVPADDSGNFALLDLVKALEFVQKNIASFGGDPARVTLMGESAGAVNVYALMTSPMVSDQSPQLFHRVVALSGGLSTAATLAPGSIPGVLPASVWATRGQALLAHSLIADGTVPDEAAAKAYLAARTPQQIAQYLRGKSPDALLTTVRTRLAPLGMAASNPIPDGTVVATDPIAGVRAGRYVKVPVLAGSTRDETKLFPGLFALRPSLGGASGRLIDDARVFSIAYKHDPEGPPATRVEDWIPAQYLPVNAPVTGFNARAQELNRIWFMAIRDDMLNALQTRQSSIWLYQFDWDELPRPFDDIFGAAHAFDLPFVFGNFGPSLFANISFTKANRPGRLALSEAMMKSLGAFAHSGDPNHPALGTAWRPWPSRIVFDATPEAARISAR